A region from the Sandaracinus amylolyticus genome encodes:
- a CDS encoding TIGR04295 family B12-binding domain-containing radical SAM protein, with protein MKVALVNPPWSFEGSIYFGCRSPHLPLELGYTRAVLEARGHQALLVDGQLEGLTLDAMKERVAAFAPDATLVVTAPSYLFWRCAPPELAIPMRTVRALREVGGRMLAAGPHCSTTPRAALRKLGVDAVILGECEEIVPELVEKDRAQWGSIASIAHRVSGDVVVQGAPHASDMKSLPALTWDPALLARHAHHHHRFDREPEKPGGELEASRGCPYKCTFCAKENYRDKYRKRPLDVVLAELDAMIERGVEYVYFVDEIFLPDEALLRGIAERDVAFGVQLRVDNWSEPQLDLLGMAGCVSIEAGIESITPEGRSLLQKKCKLSTDELSALLVHAKKSVAFVQANLLDSRADHADDVRRWRDHLRSHGVWANDPVPLFPYPGSPEYGIRWGAPDDEAWERAVDHYLNEFGRMSEIQDAQPRRIGELERPELEGA; from the coding sequence ATGAAAGTCGCGCTCGTCAATCCGCCCTGGAGCTTCGAAGGCAGCATCTATTTCGGGTGCCGATCACCGCACCTGCCGCTCGAGCTGGGGTACACGCGAGCGGTCCTCGAGGCCCGCGGGCACCAGGCTCTGCTGGTCGACGGACAGCTCGAGGGGCTCACGCTCGACGCGATGAAGGAGCGCGTCGCCGCGTTCGCGCCGGACGCGACGCTCGTCGTGACCGCGCCGAGCTATTTGTTCTGGCGCTGCGCGCCGCCCGAGCTCGCGATCCCGATGCGCACCGTGCGCGCGCTGCGCGAGGTCGGCGGACGGATGCTCGCCGCCGGTCCGCACTGCTCGACGACGCCTCGCGCGGCGCTGCGCAAGCTCGGCGTGGACGCGGTGATCCTCGGCGAGTGCGAGGAGATCGTGCCCGAGCTGGTCGAGAAGGATCGCGCGCAATGGGGCTCGATTGCGTCGATCGCCCATCGCGTGTCGGGCGACGTCGTCGTGCAGGGCGCGCCACACGCGAGCGACATGAAGTCGCTCCCCGCGCTCACGTGGGATCCCGCGCTCCTCGCGCGACACGCGCACCATCATCACCGCTTCGACCGCGAGCCCGAGAAGCCCGGCGGCGAGCTCGAGGCGTCGCGCGGGTGCCCGTACAAGTGCACGTTCTGCGCGAAGGAGAATTACCGCGACAAATATCGCAAGCGCCCGCTCGACGTGGTGCTCGCGGAGCTCGACGCCATGATCGAGCGCGGCGTCGAGTACGTCTATTTCGTCGACGAGATCTTCCTGCCCGACGAAGCGCTGCTGCGCGGGATCGCGGAGCGCGACGTCGCGTTCGGCGTGCAGCTCCGGGTCGACAACTGGAGCGAGCCGCAGCTCGACCTGCTCGGGATGGCGGGGTGCGTGTCGATCGAGGCCGGTATCGAGAGCATCACGCCCGAGGGGCGCTCGCTGCTGCAGAAGAAGTGCAAGCTCAGCACCGACGAGCTGAGCGCGCTGCTCGTGCACGCGAAGAAGAGCGTCGCGTTCGTGCAGGCCAATCTGCTCGACTCGCGCGCCGATCATGCGGACGACGTGCGCCGTTGGCGCGATCACCTTCGCAGCCACGGAGTCTGGGCGAACGATCCGGTGCCGCTCTTTCCGTATCCCGGTTCGCCCGAGTACGGCATTCGCTGGGGCGCGCCCGACGACGAAGCGTGGGAGCGCGCGGTCGATCACTACCTGAACGA
- a CDS encoding SDR family NAD(P)-dependent oxidoreductase: MPEGVTVITGGAGFIGANLANAIAGAGGEVVLFDNLARGNVQLNAQWLREQHGRRVSLVVGDVRDASAVRRVIARADRVFHFAAQVAVTTSLLDPIADFDVNARGTLNVLEAVRARGKEIPVLFTSTNKVYGSLSDVPLELRGSRWMPVDTALSSTGIGEARALDFHSPYGCSKGAADQMVLDWSRSYGLPSVVFRMSCIYGPRQFGTEDQGWVAHFLIRALRGEPIVLYGDGMQVRDVLFVDDLVNAMLGALDQLELVRGQAFNVGGGPENTISLVELLELVRELGGKRPDVKHAPVRIGDQRWYVSDPRKLAGAIGWRPRTDVRQGVERLFAWLRDPSRRQAAVHPAIDGVAE, encoded by the coding sequence GTGCCCGAGGGCGTGACGGTGATCACCGGAGGCGCCGGGTTCATCGGTGCGAACCTCGCGAACGCGATCGCGGGCGCGGGCGGCGAGGTGGTGCTCTTCGACAACCTCGCGCGCGGCAACGTGCAGCTCAACGCGCAGTGGCTGCGCGAGCAGCACGGACGGCGGGTGTCGCTGGTCGTCGGCGACGTGCGGGACGCGAGCGCCGTACGCCGCGTGATCGCGCGCGCCGATCGTGTGTTCCACTTCGCGGCGCAGGTCGCGGTCACGACGAGCCTCCTCGATCCGATCGCGGACTTCGACGTGAACGCGCGCGGCACGCTGAACGTGCTCGAGGCAGTGCGCGCGCGGGGCAAGGAGATTCCGGTCCTCTTCACGTCGACGAACAAGGTCTACGGCTCGCTCTCCGACGTGCCGCTCGAGCTGCGTGGCAGTCGCTGGATGCCGGTCGACACCGCGCTCTCCTCGACCGGCATCGGCGAGGCGCGCGCGCTCGACTTCCACTCTCCGTATGGCTGCAGCAAGGGCGCCGCGGACCAGATGGTGCTCGACTGGTCGCGCAGCTACGGACTGCCGAGCGTCGTGTTCCGGATGAGCTGCATCTACGGGCCGCGGCAGTTCGGCACCGAAGATCAGGGCTGGGTCGCCCACTTCCTGATCCGCGCGCTGCGCGGCGAGCCGATCGTCCTCTACGGCGACGGCATGCAGGTGCGTGACGTCCTGTTCGTCGACGATCTCGTGAATGCGATGCTCGGCGCGCTCGATCAGCTGGAGCTGGTGCGCGGACAAGCGTTCAACGTGGGCGGCGGGCCCGAGAACACCATCAGCCTGGTCGAGCTGCTCGAGCTGGTGCGCGAGCTCGGCGGCAAGCGCCCCGACGTGAAGCACGCCCCCGTCCGCATCGGCGATCAGCGCTGGTACGTCAGCGATCCGCGCAAGCTCGCGGGTGCGATCGGGTGGCGCCCGCGGACCGACGTCCGACAGGGCGTCGAGCGGCTGTTCGCGTGGCTGCGCGATCCCTCGCGCCGTCAGGCGGCGGTCCACCCCGCGATCGACGGAGTCGCAGAGTAG
- a CDS encoding SDR family NAD(P)-dependent oxidoreductase, which yields MGENVLITGGAGFIGSHVADALLAKGHRVRVLDCLHPQVHGPSQKRPEYLSRDVELIIGDVRDRAAVEKACRGIDVVYHFAALVGVGQSMYRIEDYTSVNNVGTSVLMEVLAQRPPRRVIVASSMSIYGEGLYERVDGSIVPGQSRSLAQLERRDWELRDARGNVLVPVATHEDKIPALESVYALSKYDQERMSLIIGRAYGIPTVALRFFNVYGPRQALSNPYTGVLAIFSSRLLNDKAPMIFEDGKQRRDFVSVHDVAQACVLAMEREQAVDSAINVGSGNAYTVSEIAARVADAVGKRVDPEITGQYRKGDIRHCVADIALARKTLGYEPRVSLEAGLRELAGWLEGKSAKDAVLEAKAELSARGLTL from the coding sequence ATGGGAGAGAACGTCCTCATCACCGGTGGCGCGGGATTCATCGGATCCCACGTCGCCGACGCGCTCCTCGCGAAAGGTCACCGCGTCCGTGTGCTCGACTGCCTCCACCCGCAGGTCCACGGACCTTCCCAGAAGCGGCCGGAGTATCTCTCGCGCGACGTCGAGCTGATCATCGGTGACGTCCGCGATCGCGCCGCGGTCGAGAAGGCCTGTCGCGGAATCGACGTCGTCTATCACTTCGCGGCGCTGGTCGGCGTCGGCCAGAGCATGTATCGAATCGAGGACTACACCTCGGTGAACAACGTCGGGACTTCGGTCCTGATGGAGGTGCTCGCGCAGCGACCTCCTCGGCGCGTGATCGTCGCGTCGAGCATGAGCATCTACGGCGAGGGTCTCTACGAGCGTGTCGACGGATCGATCGTGCCCGGCCAGTCGCGCTCCCTCGCGCAGCTCGAGCGGCGGGACTGGGAGCTCCGCGACGCGCGCGGGAACGTCCTCGTCCCGGTGGCGACCCACGAGGACAAGATTCCTGCGCTCGAGTCGGTCTACGCCCTCTCGAAGTACGACCAGGAGCGAATGAGCCTGATCATCGGGAGGGCCTACGGCATTCCGACGGTCGCGCTCCGCTTCTTCAACGTCTATGGGCCGCGACAGGCGCTCTCGAATCCGTACACGGGCGTGCTCGCGATCTTCTCGTCGCGCCTCTTGAACGACAAGGCGCCGATGATCTTCGAAGATGGAAAGCAGCGCCGCGACTTCGTCAGCGTGCACGACGTCGCACAGGCGTGTGTGCTCGCGATGGAGCGCGAGCAGGCGGTGGACTCCGCGATCAACGTCGGCTCGGGCAACGCGTACACCGTGTCGGAGATCGCGGCGCGCGTCGCCGACGCGGTGGGCAAACGCGTCGACCCCGAGATCACCGGTCAGTACCGCAAGGGCGACATCCGCCACTGCGTCGCGGACATCGCGCTCGCGCGCAAGACGCTCGGATACGAGCCGCGCGTGAGCCTCGAAGCGGGGCTGCGCGAGCTCGCGGGATGGCTCGAGGGAAAGAGCGCGAAGGACGCGGTCCTCGAGGCGAAGGCGGAGCTCTCGGCGCGGGGGCTGACGCTGTGA
- a CDS encoding inositol-3-phosphate synthase produces the protein MKKPDSIPNAEGKLGVLLPGMGAVATTFVAGTMLARRGLAAPIGSLTQMGTIRLGKRTDHRVPTLQEFLPLAQLGDLEFGGWDIFPENALETAEHAAVLSREHLDAVKDELARVVPMPGAFDPRHVKRLQGTHVKKARHKAELVEQIRQDVREFRARTGVSRCVAIWCGSTEVLPTINGAHQTIDGFERALLEDDAAIPASQLYAWALIKERVPIANGAPNAMVDFPAAVALARECGVPIAGKDFKTGQTLMKTIVAPGLKARMLGIRGWFSTNILGNRDGEVLDDPDSFRCKEATKLGVLEGVLEPERHKALYGDLYHKVRIEYYPPRGDAKEGWDNIDLFGWLGYPMQMKVDFLCRDSILAAPLVLDLALFLDLAQRAGLSGIQEWLGFYFKSPMAAPGLKPEHDLFIQLKKLKNTLRWLRGEEVISHLGHEYYD, from the coding sequence ATGAAGAAACCCGACTCGATCCCGAACGCAGAGGGCAAGCTCGGAGTGCTGCTGCCCGGCATGGGCGCGGTCGCGACCACCTTCGTCGCGGGCACGATGCTCGCGCGGCGCGGGCTCGCAGCGCCGATCGGATCGCTCACGCAGATGGGGACGATCCGGCTCGGGAAACGCACCGATCATCGGGTGCCGACGCTGCAGGAATTCCTGCCGCTCGCGCAGCTCGGCGATCTCGAGTTCGGTGGCTGGGACATCTTCCCGGAGAACGCGCTCGAGACCGCCGAGCACGCGGCCGTGCTCTCGCGCGAGCACCTCGACGCCGTCAAGGACGAGCTCGCGCGCGTCGTGCCGATGCCGGGCGCGTTCGACCCGCGCCACGTGAAGCGCCTGCAGGGAACGCACGTGAAGAAGGCGCGTCACAAGGCGGAGCTCGTCGAGCAGATCCGCCAGGACGTGCGCGAATTCCGCGCTCGCACCGGCGTCTCGCGGTGTGTCGCGATCTGGTGTGGATCGACCGAGGTCCTGCCGACGATCAACGGCGCTCATCAGACGATCGACGGATTCGAGCGCGCGCTGCTCGAGGACGACGCGGCGATCCCCGCGTCGCAGCTCTACGCGTGGGCGCTGATCAAAGAGCGCGTGCCGATCGCGAACGGCGCGCCCAACGCGATGGTCGATTTTCCTGCGGCGGTCGCGCTCGCGCGAGAGTGCGGTGTGCCGATCGCGGGCAAGGACTTCAAGACCGGGCAGACGCTGATGAAGACGATCGTCGCGCCCGGGCTGAAGGCGCGCATGCTCGGCATCCGCGGCTGGTTCTCGACGAACATCCTCGGCAATCGCGACGGCGAGGTGCTCGACGATCCCGACTCGTTCCGCTGCAAGGAAGCGACGAAGCTCGGCGTGCTCGAGGGCGTGCTGGAGCCCGAGCGTCACAAAGCGCTCTACGGCGACCTCTATCACAAGGTCCGAATCGAGTACTACCCGCCGCGAGGCGACGCGAAAGAAGGCTGGGACAACATCGATCTGTTCGGATGGCTCGGATATCCGATGCAGATGAAGGTCGATTTCCTGTGTCGTGACTCGATCCTCGCCGCGCCGCTGGTGCTCGATCTCGCGCTGTTCCTCGATCTCGCGCAGCGCGCTGGGCTCTCCGGAATCCAGGAGTGGCTCGGCTTCTACTTCAAGAGCCCGATGGCTGCGCCGGGCCTGAAGCCCGAGCACGACCTCTTCATCCAGCTGAAGAAGCTGAAGAACACGCTTCGCTGGCTCCGCGGTGAAGAGGTGATCTCGCACCTCGGTCACGAGTACTACGACTGA
- a CDS encoding lycopene cyclase domain-containing protein: MRHAFLFLALVLAIPGALAYLVRRDLRASIRFAALLSLPFALTEPLFYPEYWRPAFLFDLADRIGFGIEDVLFVTALAAASVASYPVVARATPAPIGELSRSATAVLRRLLVPGAVAVVVTSALVIAGVPAIYAALIAMVAAGASVWLARPDLIVPSIAGALITMVVYQSACLALAIVDPHVFHSVWRTRELSAVFVLGVPLEELLYGAASGLSASAIVPFARGDRLVRAASEPGTQRAAHAGSR, encoded by the coding sequence GTGCGTCACGCGTTCTTGTTCCTCGCGCTCGTGCTCGCGATCCCGGGCGCGCTCGCGTACCTCGTGCGCCGCGATCTGCGCGCGTCGATCCGCTTCGCGGCGCTGCTCTCGCTGCCGTTCGCGCTGACCGAGCCGCTCTTCTATCCGGAGTACTGGCGGCCCGCGTTCCTCTTCGACCTCGCCGACCGCATCGGGTTCGGCATCGAGGACGTGCTCTTCGTGACCGCGCTCGCGGCCGCGTCGGTCGCGTCGTACCCGGTGGTCGCGCGCGCGACGCCGGCACCGATCGGCGAGCTCTCTCGGAGCGCTACCGCCGTGCTCCGGCGCCTGCTCGTCCCCGGCGCCGTCGCCGTCGTGGTGACGAGCGCGCTCGTGATCGCGGGCGTGCCGGCGATCTATGCAGCGTTGATCGCGATGGTCGCCGCGGGCGCGAGCGTCTGGCTCGCTCGTCCCGACCTCATCGTGCCCTCGATCGCAGGCGCACTGATCACGATGGTCGTGTATCAGAGTGCCTGTCTGGCTCTCGCGATCGTCGATCCACACGTTTTCCACAGCGTGTGGAGAACTCGAGAGCTGAGCGCAGTCTTCGTGCTCGGAGTCCCTCTCGAAGAGCTGCTCTACGGCGCAGCGTCCGGGCTCTCGGCGTCCGCGATCGTGCCTTTTGCGCGCGGCGATCGACTCGTTCGTGCGGCGTCGGAACCGGGCACGCAGCGTGCTGCCCACGCCGGCTCACGATGA
- a CDS encoding erythromycin esterase family protein: MATQTTSPGQRFVDRRDAGRRLAALIDRSVSGERVVLALPRGGVPVGFDVARALGAPLDVLVVRKLGVPGHEELAMGAIASGGVRVLNDDVLLLAGVRDEDLAEVTERERHELERREREYRGDRPPVSVTGRHAIVVDDGLATGATMRAAVTALRMRGPASITVAVPVGSQEALRAMREIADDVVCVMAPYWFRAVGEWYDDFGATEDDEVRTLLAQAAPPRQKPQAARVTSSDPLATLIARHAHPWRGETADFAPLAPLVRTARVVLIGESTHGTHEHYAERVRLTKWLIEEHGFTDVAAEADWPDAWRVHRFVRGEEEDADAEAALGDFERFPRWMWRNLVMRDFVSWLRAHDDALRPEDRVGFYGLDLYSLHRSMDAVVRYLDRVDRDAAARARDRYACFDAFGDDPQRYGYATGVRGADTCEAEVVEQLRELQARATTGARVGPFAADDRFFAEQNARLARNAEAYYRSMYRGAISSWNLRDRHMGETLDALLEHLSRRRGREARIVVWAHNSHLGDARATHMGWTGELNLGQLARERYGDRALLIGQTTHHGTVSAASDWGGEVERKRVRPGLEGSYEALLSSALGDGVGRALLVLRGGGELTQALRPQRLERAIGVIYRPESERRSHYFGARLADQFDVVLHLDETRALEPLDRIAGWDEEDAPETYPTGL; encoded by the coding sequence ATGGCGACGCAGACGACGAGCCCTGGGCAGCGCTTCGTGGATCGCCGCGACGCGGGGCGTCGCCTCGCGGCGCTGATCGACCGTTCGGTGTCCGGCGAGCGCGTGGTGCTCGCGCTTCCGCGCGGCGGCGTGCCGGTCGGGTTCGACGTCGCACGGGCGCTCGGCGCGCCGCTCGACGTGCTCGTCGTGCGGAAGCTCGGCGTGCCCGGGCACGAGGAGCTCGCGATGGGCGCGATCGCGTCCGGCGGTGTGCGCGTCCTGAACGACGACGTGCTGCTTCTCGCGGGCGTGCGCGACGAGGACCTCGCCGAGGTCACCGAGCGCGAGCGCCACGAGCTCGAGCGGCGCGAGCGCGAGTACCGCGGCGATCGCCCGCCTGTCTCGGTCACGGGCCGACACGCGATCGTCGTCGACGATGGCCTCGCGACCGGCGCGACCATGCGTGCCGCGGTGACGGCGCTGCGCATGCGCGGCCCGGCGAGCATCACCGTGGCCGTGCCGGTCGGGTCGCAAGAGGCGCTGCGCGCGATGCGCGAGATCGCCGACGACGTCGTGTGCGTGATGGCGCCGTACTGGTTCCGCGCGGTGGGCGAGTGGTACGACGACTTCGGGGCGACCGAGGACGACGAGGTTCGCACGCTGCTCGCGCAGGCCGCTCCGCCGCGGCAGAAGCCGCAGGCCGCACGCGTGACGTCGTCCGATCCGCTCGCGACGTTGATCGCGCGCCACGCGCATCCGTGGCGCGGCGAGACGGCAGACTTCGCGCCGCTCGCGCCGCTGGTGCGCACCGCGCGCGTCGTGCTGATCGGCGAGTCGACGCACGGCACGCACGAGCACTACGCGGAGCGCGTCCGGCTCACGAAGTGGCTGATCGAAGAGCACGGCTTCACCGACGTCGCCGCGGAAGCGGACTGGCCCGACGCGTGGCGCGTCCACCGGTTCGTGCGCGGTGAGGAGGAGGACGCCGACGCCGAAGCGGCGCTCGGAGACTTCGAGCGATTTCCTCGCTGGATGTGGCGCAACCTCGTGATGCGCGACTTCGTTTCCTGGCTGCGCGCCCACGACGACGCGCTGCGACCCGAGGATCGCGTCGGCTTCTACGGGCTCGACCTCTACAGCCTCCACCGCTCGATGGACGCGGTGGTGCGCTATCTCGATCGCGTCGATCGCGACGCAGCAGCGCGCGCCCGCGATCGTTATGCGTGCTTCGACGCGTTCGGCGACGACCCGCAGCGCTACGGGTACGCGACCGGCGTGCGCGGCGCCGACACGTGCGAGGCCGAGGTCGTCGAGCAGCTGCGAGAGCTGCAGGCGCGCGCGACGACCGGCGCGCGCGTCGGCCCGTTCGCGGCCGACGATCGCTTCTTCGCCGAGCAGAACGCGCGCCTCGCGCGCAACGCCGAGGCCTACTACCGCTCGATGTACCGCGGCGCGATCTCGTCGTGGAACCTGCGCGATCGGCACATGGGCGAGACCCTCGACGCGCTCCTCGAGCACCTCTCGCGACGGCGCGGGCGCGAGGCGCGCATCGTCGTGTGGGCGCACAACTCGCACCTCGGCGACGCGCGCGCGACGCACATGGGCTGGACCGGCGAGCTCAACCTCGGTCAGCTCGCGCGCGAGCGCTACGGAGATCGCGCGCTCTTGATCGGCCAGACGACGCACCACGGCACCGTGTCGGCGGCCAGCGACTGGGGCGGCGAGGTCGAGCGCAAGCGCGTCCGGCCGGGCCTCGAGGGCAGCTACGAGGCGCTGCTGTCCTCCGCGCTGGGCGACGGAGTCGGCCGCGCGCTGCTCGTTCTGCGCGGTGGTGGAGAGCTCACGCAGGCCCTGCGCCCGCAGCGGCTCGAGCGCGCGATCGGCGTGATCTATCGGCCCGAGAGCGAACGGCGCAGCCACTACTTCGGCGCGCGCCTCGCCGATCAGTTCGACGTCGTGCTCCACCTCGACGAGACGCGCGCGCTCGAGCCGCTCGATCGCATCGCGGGATGGGACGAGGAGGACGCGCCGGAGACCTATCCGACCGGCCTCTGA
- a CDS encoding hybrid sensor histidine kinase/response regulator codes for MTALRDRLLDVTAALAGAASIDDITRLVLLHARYAVAADAAVMWLVEGAQLRVVAQDAAREDVVAPFATMRIDAELPLADAMRRREPVLIVSRAELAARYPDAERLLSTRRDVGPFAAACVPLVTDGDALGAFVLSFRREHVIDEDERAFLILLSRHCALALCRATSFEAEKRARQSALQTYELAAELAAALAREDVARTIVRHATASLGATRSAVWIAEPLDGEILRCIDVHYPGVAFDEYQRVRLDRDLPVCEVARSGWPVVIAQREEYVARYPALAASVGRDTEALVAMPLRAGERVIGAYIATFTEPGRLTHDALASFGALAHHSSLAMERVILLDEQRIERARAEHANRLKDEFLATISHELRTPLNAIKGWVRLLRAGTLPEEKHAHALDVIERNTDAQTRLISDLLDVGRILSGKLRMSTAPVDLARIAALALDSVRPLAEQRSVDVVTALDDAGAVRGDAERLQQVVTNLLTNAIKFSPAGGRVWLAVQRESEGMLSLSVSDRGEGISAEFLPYVFERFRQADGSFARRHGGLGLGLAIARSIVEQHGGTIDARSEGLGRGSTFTVRLPIASTRTAATRRKASGKTAAVLGPRVDLSGVRVLVVEDEPDARELVVSLLEDHGAIARGCGNARAAMEAFVEDTFDVLVSDVGLPGEDGHSMVRRIRSQQRAASRARTPAIALTAYARDEDRVRSLESGFDRHLVKPIAPETLLATVAELVAKR; via the coding sequence GTGACGGCGCTCCGCGATCGCCTGCTCGACGTCACCGCTGCGCTCGCGGGCGCGGCGTCGATCGACGACATCACGCGCCTCGTGCTGCTGCACGCGCGGTACGCGGTCGCCGCGGACGCGGCGGTGATGTGGCTCGTCGAAGGCGCGCAGCTGCGCGTCGTCGCCCAGGACGCCGCGCGCGAGGACGTCGTCGCTCCCTTCGCGACGATGCGCATCGACGCGGAGCTCCCGCTCGCGGATGCGATGCGTCGGCGCGAGCCGGTGCTGATCGTGTCGCGCGCCGAGCTGGCCGCGCGTTATCCCGACGCGGAGCGGCTGCTCTCGACGCGGCGCGACGTCGGACCGTTCGCGGCGGCGTGCGTGCCGCTCGTCACCGACGGCGACGCGCTCGGCGCGTTCGTGCTCTCGTTCCGCAGAGAGCACGTGATCGACGAGGACGAGCGCGCGTTCTTGATCCTGCTGTCACGCCACTGCGCGCTCGCGCTGTGCCGCGCGACGTCGTTCGAAGCCGAGAAGCGCGCGCGTCAGAGCGCGCTGCAGACGTACGAGCTCGCCGCCGAGCTCGCGGCGGCGCTGGCGCGCGAGGACGTCGCGCGGACGATCGTGCGGCACGCGACGGCGTCGCTCGGCGCGACGCGGAGCGCGGTGTGGATCGCGGAGCCGCTCGACGGCGAGATCCTTCGCTGCATCGACGTGCACTACCCCGGCGTCGCGTTCGACGAGTACCAGCGGGTGCGCCTCGATCGCGATCTCCCGGTCTGCGAGGTCGCGCGAAGCGGGTGGCCGGTCGTGATCGCGCAGCGCGAGGAGTACGTCGCGCGGTATCCCGCTCTCGCGGCGAGCGTGGGGCGCGACACCGAGGCGCTCGTCGCGATGCCGCTGCGCGCGGGAGAGCGCGTGATCGGCGCGTACATCGCGACCTTCACCGAGCCCGGCCGGCTCACCCACGACGCGCTCGCGTCGTTCGGCGCGCTCGCGCATCACTCGTCGCTCGCGATGGAGCGCGTGATCCTCCTCGACGAGCAGCGCATCGAGCGCGCGCGCGCCGAGCACGCGAACCGCCTCAAGGACGAGTTCCTCGCGACGATCTCGCACGAGCTGCGCACGCCGCTGAACGCGATCAAGGGCTGGGTGCGCCTGCTGCGCGCCGGGACGCTGCCCGAGGAGAAGCACGCGCACGCGCTCGACGTCATCGAGCGCAACACCGACGCGCAGACGCGGCTCATCTCGGATCTGCTCGACGTCGGCCGCATCCTCTCGGGGAAGCTGCGGATGAGCACCGCCCCCGTCGACCTCGCGCGCATCGCCGCGCTCGCGCTCGACTCGGTGCGCCCGCTCGCGGAGCAACGATCGGTCGACGTCGTGACCGCGCTCGACGACGCGGGCGCGGTGCGCGGCGACGCCGAGCGACTGCAGCAGGTGGTCACGAACCTGCTCACGAACGCGATCAAGTTCTCTCCGGCCGGAGGGCGCGTGTGGCTCGCGGTGCAGCGCGAGAGCGAGGGCATGCTCTCGCTCTCGGTGTCGGATCGCGGCGAGGGGATCTCCGCGGAGTTCCTGCCCTACGTGTTCGAGCGCTTCCGGCAGGCCGACGGGAGCTTCGCGCGGCGACACGGCGGGCTCGGCCTGGGGCTCGCGATCGCGCGCAGCATCGTCGAGCAGCACGGCGGGACGATCGACGCGCGCAGCGAAGGGCTCGGACGCGGCAGCACGTTCACCGTGCGCCTCCCGATCGCATCGACGCGCACCGCCGCGACGCGGCGCAAGGCGAGCGGCAAGACCGCGGCGGTGCTGGGACCGCGCGTCGATCTGAGCGGCGTGAGAGTGCTGGTCGTCGAGGACGAGCCGGACGCGCGCGAGCTCGTCGTCTCGCTGCTCGAGGATCACGGCGCGATCGCGCGCGGCTGCGGCAACGCGCGCGCCGCGATGGAGGCGTTCGTCGAGGACACGTTCGACGTGCTGGTGTCGGACGTCGGGCTGCCCGGCGAGGACGGGCACTCGATGGTGCGGCGCATCCGCTCGCAGCAGCGCGCCGCCTCGCGCGCACGGACGCCCGCGATCGCGCTCACGGCGTACGCGCGCGACGAGGATCGCGTGCGCTCGCTCGAGTCGGGGTTCGATCGCCACCTCGTGAAGCCGATCGCGCCCGAGACCCTGCTCGCGACGGTCGCCGAGCTGGTCGCGAAGCGCTGA
- a CDS encoding SDR family oxidoreductase, which produces MTRDLEGMRAVITGANTGIGRATAIELAKRGAAVTIASRSEDKTRPVIDEITRAGGRADFVALELADLASVRRCADVLRTRDEPIDVLVDNAGLAGQRGLTAQGFELTFGVNHLGHFLLSTALLPLIERASVRRAPARIVVVSSVGHYRAKGIDWDALRRPAATVTGLPEYQVSKLCNVLFAKELARRLGEGRVHTYALHPGVIASDVWRSVPWPIRPLITRFMRSTDEGAETSLHCATSPECASHTGRYYDACREKEPSARSNDAALARELWARSETWVADFAR; this is translated from the coding sequence ATGACGCGAGATCTCGAAGGCATGCGTGCGGTGATCACGGGCGCGAACACCGGCATCGGCCGCGCGACTGCGATCGAGCTCGCGAAGCGGGGCGCCGCGGTGACGATCGCATCGCGCTCCGAGGACAAGACACGCCCCGTGATCGACGAGATCACGCGCGCGGGCGGACGCGCCGACTTCGTCGCGCTCGAGCTCGCGGATCTCGCGTCGGTGCGTCGCTGCGCCGACGTGCTGCGCACGCGCGACGAGCCGATCGACGTGCTCGTCGACAACGCGGGGCTCGCCGGCCAACGCGGTCTCACCGCGCAGGGCTTCGAGCTGACGTTCGGCGTGAACCACCTCGGCCACTTCCTGCTCAGCACCGCGCTGCTCCCGCTGATCGAGCGCGCGTCGGTGCGTCGCGCGCCCGCGCGCATCGTCGTGGTGTCGAGCGTCGGGCACTACCGCGCGAAGGGCATCGACTGGGACGCGCTGCGTCGCCCCGCGGCGACGGTCACCGGGCTGCCCGAGTACCAGGTGAGCAAGCTATGCAACGTGCTCTTCGCGAAGGAGCTCGCACGTCGGCTCGGCGAGGGCCGCGTGCACACCTACGCGCTGCACCCCGGCGTGATCGCGTCCGACGTGTGGCGCTCCGTGCCGTGGCCGATCCGTCCGCTGATCACGCGCTTCATGCGCTCGACGGACGAGGGCGCGGAGACCTCGCTCCACTGCGCGACGTCGCCCGAGTGCGCGTCGCACACGGGCCGCTACTACGACGCCTGTCGCGAGAAGGAGCCGAGCGCGCGCTCGAACGACGCCGCGCTCGCGCGCGAGCTGTGGGCGCGCAGCGAGACGTGGGTCGCCGACTTCGCGCGGTGA